In a genomic window of Occallatibacter riparius:
- the tatC gene encoding twin-arginine translocase subunit TatC, translated as MVDAADAIGKARAAVSERAELPGMSLMEHLDELRKRIIQSAAFLVVGMILAWIFREWLLKILQLPLLKIGKSLVFTHPMDALNLNLQVALLAGAIFASPLILYQVWLFIAPGLYQNERRFVIPFMVATVGLFLGGASFGYFFVLPGAMKILVLGFGHDFTSMITIEDYSSFFLSVILGLGVSFELPILIFFLAMFGIVSPRFLWKNIRYAILAVFIVAAIICPSPDPWTMCIYAIPMLSLYVLGIGVAWWVHPERRKKKEKAAQAG; from the coding sequence ATGGTTGATGCGGCGGACGCAATTGGTAAAGCGCGGGCGGCAGTGAGCGAGCGTGCCGAACTCCCAGGCATGAGCCTGATGGAGCACCTGGATGAACTGCGGAAGCGGATCATCCAGTCTGCTGCCTTTCTCGTTGTTGGCATGATCCTGGCGTGGATCTTCCGCGAGTGGCTGCTGAAGATCCTGCAACTGCCGCTGTTGAAGATCGGCAAGTCGCTGGTGTTCACGCATCCCATGGACGCGCTGAACCTGAACCTGCAGGTGGCGCTGCTGGCGGGTGCGATTTTTGCCAGCCCACTCATCCTGTATCAGGTGTGGCTTTTCATCGCCCCGGGACTCTACCAGAACGAGCGCCGCTTCGTGATCCCGTTCATGGTGGCCACGGTGGGGCTGTTCCTGGGCGGCGCGAGCTTTGGCTACTTCTTCGTGCTGCCCGGTGCCATGAAGATCCTGGTGCTGGGCTTTGGGCACGACTTCACGTCGATGATCACCATCGAGGACTACAGCAGCTTCTTCCTCTCGGTGATTCTGGGGCTGGGGGTAAGCTTCGAGCTGCCCATCTTGATCTTCTTCCTGGCGATGTTCGGGATTGTGAGCCCGCGGTTTCTGTGGAAGAACATTCGTTACGCCATCCTGGCCGTCTTTATTGTGGCGGCCATTATCTGCCCAAGCCCGGACCCGTGGACGATGTGCATTTACGCGATCCCGATGTTGAGCCTTTATGTGCTGGGAATTGGCGTGGCGTGGTGGGTGCACCCCGAGCGGCGCAAGAAGAAGGAAAAGGCCGCGCAGGCCGGCTAA
- a CDS encoding allantoinase, translated as MANLTLVYGLRLLPEGEVKQVHDATLELVNGNEAHVTMHVLEGSREQIEAQLKQSLDAFFDFYPEI; from the coding sequence ATGGCGAATCTGACTCTTGTGTACGGATTGCGGCTGCTTCCCGAAGGCGAAGTGAAGCAGGTTCACGACGCCACCCTCGAGCTGGTGAACGGGAACGAGGCGCATGTGACGATGCATGTGCTGGAGGGCTCGCGCGAGCAGATCGAGGCGCAGCTCAAGCAGAGCCTCGACGCGTTCTTCGACTTCTACCCCGAGATCTGA
- a CDS encoding TonB family protein, producing MDTAVLKSRGVGQQIDDRLPLHEWLGSIGADDVFRTELPGAQRAAILVSEVQDEAAEERLRNWQLATALNHPHLLRIFECGRAQIDGSEIIYIVTEMPEEALGQILPERPLTAAETGEMLAPVLDALAFLHGEGLVHGSLEPANILVVGEQLKLSPYTIQPAGLSIATERGAGLYDAPETELGPLTPAADLWSLGVTIVEALTQHRPSWVRDSGRDPLVPAAVPQPFAEIARRCLQFDPAQRCTLAEIRSLLTGAAAAPAPAFAAAAASAATAAQKPQQLPLAYETHEAMPAPGRPPLRKSLRALEDDEPRRPFPLAYLFGGAALLFLLIVGILAYSHRSKPTLAPPPDDSATADPAAREPKALPQPSGPTVKGEVAQRVTPEIPERAARGIRGKVEVRIKLAVDHSGNVMNASIVSDGRSRYFANLALESARKWRFHPAKIHGQAASSTWDLHWVFRPNGTEVTPTEITP from the coding sequence ATGGATACAGCGGTGCTTAAGAGTAGAGGTGTAGGGCAGCAGATCGACGATAGACTTCCCCTGCATGAGTGGTTGGGCAGCATCGGCGCGGACGATGTGTTCCGCACGGAGCTTCCCGGCGCGCAGCGGGCCGCCATCCTTGTCTCCGAAGTCCAGGATGAAGCCGCCGAGGAGCGACTTCGCAACTGGCAACTCGCAACCGCCCTGAACCATCCCCATTTGCTCCGCATCTTCGAGTGTGGCCGCGCCCAGATCGACGGTTCCGAAATCATCTACATCGTCACGGAAATGCCCGAAGAAGCGCTCGGCCAGATCCTGCCGGAACGCCCGCTCACCGCTGCCGAAACAGGCGAGATGCTTGCGCCTGTCCTCGATGCGCTCGCCTTCCTGCACGGCGAAGGACTCGTCCACGGCAGCCTTGAGCCCGCGAACATCCTCGTTGTCGGCGAACAGCTCAAGCTCTCGCCTTACACAATCCAGCCCGCCGGCCTCTCTATTGCAACCGAACGCGGGGCGGGCCTCTACGATGCCCCTGAAACCGAACTGGGGCCGCTCACACCCGCAGCAGACCTCTGGTCCCTCGGTGTCACCATCGTCGAAGCACTAACCCAGCATCGCCCCTCATGGGTCCGCGATTCAGGCCGCGATCCGCTGGTGCCCGCCGCGGTTCCACAGCCATTCGCCGAGATCGCCCGCCGCTGCCTCCAATTCGATCCCGCGCAGCGCTGCACGCTGGCCGAGATTCGCTCACTGCTCACCGGAGCAGCAGCCGCTCCCGCCCCAGCTTTCGCTGCAGCCGCCGCCTCCGCGGCCACGGCCGCGCAGAAGCCTCAGCAGCTTCCGCTCGCCTACGAAACTCACGAGGCGATGCCAGCGCCCGGCCGCCCGCCACTCCGCAAGTCCCTGCGCGCGCTTGAGGACGATGAGCCCCGCCGGCCTTTTCCGCTGGCGTATCTCTTCGGAGGCGCGGCGCTCCTGTTCCTGCTGATCGTCGGGATCCTAGCCTACTCGCATCGCAGCAAACCGACCCTGGCGCCGCCGCCCGACGACTCCGCCACCGCGGACCCTGCCGCCAGGGAACCCAAAGCGCTGCCGCAGCCTTCGGGGCCCACCGTAAAGGGCGAAGTGGCCCAGCGTGTCACGCCGGAAATCCCCGAGCGCGCTGCACGCGGTATTCGCGGCAAAGTTGAAGTCAGAATCAAGCTCGCCGTCGACCACTCCGGCAATGTAATGAACGCCTCGATCGTGTCGGACGGCCGCAGCCGCTACTTCGCCAATCTGGCCCTCGAGTCGGCCCGCAAATGGCGCTTCCACCCGGCGAAGATTCACGGGCAAGCGGCGTCGAGCACTTGGGATCTACACTGGGTATTCCGGCCGAACGGCACAGAAGTCACGCCCACCGAGATCACGCCGTAA
- a CDS encoding META domain-containing protein: MTLMPLRILGLLAFFVAFALTTAFTQEAPAAAKKMDVSARAIPVEATQPGPAGTSWQLVKFVGGNGKVLTALDRSKYQVSFAADGSVTVRIDCNRGRGTWKAPQPGQLEFGPLALTRAMCPAADLTSRLTKDWGNVRSYHFADGHLFLAVMADGGTYEFEQAH, encoded by the coding sequence ATGACACTGATGCCTTTGCGCATCCTGGGTCTCCTCGCGTTTTTCGTTGCCTTTGCTCTCACCACAGCATTTACCCAGGAAGCTCCCGCTGCGGCCAAAAAGATGGATGTCAGCGCACGGGCTATCCCGGTGGAAGCTACCCAGCCCGGGCCCGCCGGCACAAGCTGGCAGCTCGTTAAATTCGTGGGCGGCAACGGAAAAGTGCTCACGGCCCTCGACCGATCCAAATACCAGGTCTCCTTCGCCGCGGATGGCAGCGTCACCGTGCGGATCGACTGCAATCGCGGGCGCGGAACCTGGAAGGCACCGCAACCAGGACAACTTGAGTTCGGTCCCCTAGCCCTTACGCGCGCGATGTGCCCGGCAGCCGACCTCACCAGTCGTCTGACAAAGGACTGGGGCAACGTGCGTTCCTACCATTTCGCTGATGGCCACCTGTTTTTGGCAGTGATGGCCGACGGCGGCACCTACGAGTTTGAGCAGGCACACTAA
- the nadA gene encoding quinolinate synthase NadA, translating into MTLVLEEAQAAESVCSLENYLTLPDHTMDARIAAARQKLGASTVILGHHYQRDEVIRFADFTGDSYKLSKAAAETSAKYILFCGVHFMAESADVLGQAGQEVILPDLNAGCSMADMAEISQVEACWEALEAMGLTEDMIPLTYMNSTAAIKAFCGERGGLVCTSSNARAAFEWAFARGKRILFLPDQHLGRNTGYAMGIPLNEMTVWDPWALQGGQTKAAFESSRVILWKGHCSVHQRFLPSHVDQVRAKYPGIQVIVHPECRWEVCQKADALGSTERLIKIVEDAPEGSMFAIGTEIHLVNRLAKRFADKGKKIITLDDTGCLCTTMYRISPQHLAWALENLVEGRVVNQIKVRRNVKHWARVALDRMLEIKG; encoded by the coding sequence TTGACTCTTGTACTCGAAGAGGCCCAGGCGGCTGAGTCCGTTTGCAGTCTCGAAAATTACCTCACGCTCCCGGACCACACCATGGATGCGCGCATTGCCGCAGCCCGGCAGAAGCTCGGCGCTTCCACTGTGATCCTCGGCCACCACTACCAGCGCGACGAAGTGATCCGCTTCGCCGATTTCACCGGCGACAGCTACAAGCTATCCAAGGCCGCGGCTGAAACCAGCGCTAAGTACATCCTCTTCTGCGGCGTGCACTTCATGGCGGAGAGCGCCGATGTGCTCGGACAGGCGGGGCAGGAAGTCATTCTGCCGGACCTGAACGCCGGCTGCTCCATGGCGGACATGGCTGAGATCTCGCAGGTGGAAGCATGCTGGGAAGCGCTTGAAGCGATGGGCCTGACAGAGGACATGATTCCGCTCACCTACATGAACTCCACCGCAGCCATCAAGGCCTTCTGCGGTGAGCGTGGGGGGCTGGTCTGCACCTCATCCAACGCGCGGGCCGCATTTGAGTGGGCTTTTGCCCGGGGCAAGCGGATCCTGTTTTTGCCGGACCAGCACCTCGGCCGGAACACGGGGTATGCCATGGGCATTCCCCTCAACGAAATGACCGTGTGGGACCCCTGGGCGCTTCAGGGAGGCCAGACGAAGGCAGCGTTTGAGTCTAGCCGCGTCATCCTGTGGAAGGGGCACTGCTCCGTCCACCAGCGCTTTCTGCCCAGCCACGTCGATCAGGTCCGCGCCAAGTACCCCGGCATCCAGGTTATTGTGCACCCAGAGTGCCGCTGGGAGGTCTGCCAGAAAGCCGACGCCCTCGGCTCTACCGAGCGCCTCATCAAGATCGTCGAGGACGCGCCCGAAGGCAGCATGTTCGCGATCGGGACCGAGATCCACCTGGTCAATCGCCTTGCCAAGCGGTTTGCGGACAAGGGCAAGAAGATCATTACGCTCGACGACACCGGCTGCCTCTGCACCACGATGTACCGGATCAGTCCGCAGCATCTGGCATGGGCTCTCGAAAACCTGGTGGAAGGCCGCGTGGTGAATCAGATCAAGGTCCGCCGCAACGTCAAGCACTGGGCAAGAGTGGCGCTCGACCGGATGCTCGAGATCAAAGGATAG
- a CDS encoding DinB family protein — MSELEQILLGDAYAASPSHILEGLSEELVHRKPGLAPHSIYEELWHVAFWQQITLDWINCRETPFPASPSDGFPTVQDMELESWSALYRRFFQGASEAVEATRSEQRLNQIVRCPSRPGMPVREMSVRDQLENMGAHNAYHLGRIVLLRQLLGVWPPKSGGFSW; from the coding sequence TTGAGCGAGCTTGAGCAGATTCTCTTGGGGGATGCATATGCGGCTTCTCCTTCACACATTCTGGAAGGGTTAAGCGAGGAGCTGGTTCACCGCAAGCCGGGGCTGGCGCCGCACTCGATTTATGAGGAGCTGTGGCACGTCGCGTTCTGGCAACAGATCACGCTGGACTGGATCAACTGCCGGGAAACGCCGTTTCCGGCGAGCCCCTCGGATGGTTTCCCAACTGTGCAGGACATGGAGCTCGAGAGCTGGTCGGCGCTCTATCGGCGGTTCTTTCAAGGGGCCAGCGAGGCTGTGGAGGCCACTCGCAGCGAGCAGCGGCTGAACCAGATCGTGCGCTGTCCCTCACGGCCGGGGATGCCGGTACGCGAGATGTCAGTGCGCGACCAGTTGGAGAACATGGGTGCGCACAACGCGTACCACCTGGGCCGGATCGTGCTGCTGCGGCAGCTGCTGGGCGTGTGGCCGCCGAAGTCGGGTGGATTCTCCTGGTGA
- a CDS encoding IPT/TIG domain-containing protein — protein MASTHRRLSLAALLTLSLPLPLAAGGPRLVAGSTYFDLSVMGKPIRWPTGQVNYYVDQGPLSATVTHAQAVTMVDAAAALWSGVPTAAVSLINMGPLREDVSGLDTVAGNGDLVAPNDVAATATDKPIAVVFDADGSVIDAVLGSQASDPMSCNTTGVVVWTDGINTDATLAHAAIVLNGRCTNTASRLKMMTFLLERAFGLVLGLGHSQVYPDALRQSRPEQAQAWPVMQPLSGVCGQGGGQCIPNLHTLQYDDVAELNRLYPVTAENHAAFPGKMLTAANTVSITGNITFRAGTGMQGVNVVAVPLDPDRNPLYQYTVTAVSGTLFSGNHGNPVTGWTDTNGTPLSQYGSADPAVQGTFDLSYMPLPPGMTSASYQITFEPIDPLYIMEMTVGPYYWGSPDPSGTLSPMTVAALAAGASTSLTINVGDSASGGYSDAISTEQAPRLLPTSGFWSGRLSQVGQGDWFNFPVRGNRMLTIVTQAVDERGLPTDAKAMPSIGVWDGFFPVGAASVGYGPAFNGFAAGETWLRVATEGDDVLRVGIADLRGDGRPDYAYNGWVLYADSVEPSHLPASGGPIVIRGLGFRANDTVLVGGRAAQVTSVSPNEITAIAPSAEKGRTGSVDVEIDDLPLFYAASIIGGGISYDAGSGDSLALVTAPSNTIPIGVPTAFTVTALAGDLQPAHAVTVTYRVQSGTAKLACGSSSCSVTTGGDGSASMNVTAMDGTKSVVVASLTDGANVKANFTGGTPPTLAAMTPSLSIAEGASATWTTEALVLKSGVPLSGQTVTWQTGSGISVGSSKQATSNAAGIAAKSLSVGPLSPGGSATATACVNGTAQCVTFTATGAQPGSATVEAVGGTRQSLSAGGTPDQIMLRVRDTTGNPMAGATVTLAQAVYAWAPPCPPHGRCAQAELLANQTASATSAIDGTVTFAPASLAGAAVNVSGIAATGDASTVGVVIEIHP, from the coding sequence ATGGCCTCAACTCATCGCCGCCTGTCCCTCGCAGCCCTGCTGACCCTGAGCCTGCCCCTGCCGCTCGCTGCCGGTGGGCCCCGCCTGGTGGCCGGATCGACTTACTTCGATCTTTCGGTGATGGGAAAGCCCATCCGCTGGCCCACCGGCCAGGTCAACTACTACGTGGATCAAGGGCCGCTGAGCGCGACGGTCACGCATGCCCAGGCCGTGACCATGGTGGATGCCGCGGCAGCGTTGTGGAGCGGGGTGCCGACGGCGGCGGTATCACTGATAAACATGGGGCCGCTGCGGGAGGATGTGAGCGGATTAGACACCGTTGCGGGCAATGGTGACCTGGTTGCGCCCAACGATGTCGCGGCGACAGCTACAGACAAACCCATCGCGGTCGTTTTCGATGCCGACGGGTCCGTGATCGACGCGGTGCTCGGCTCGCAGGCCAGCGATCCGATGAGCTGCAACACCACAGGCGTGGTGGTGTGGACTGACGGCATCAACACGGATGCCACGCTGGCCCACGCGGCAATCGTGCTGAACGGGCGCTGTACCAATACCGCCAGCCGCCTGAAGATGATGACGTTCCTGCTGGAGCGAGCCTTCGGGCTGGTGCTGGGGCTCGGACATTCGCAGGTCTATCCGGATGCACTGCGCCAGTCGCGCCCCGAGCAGGCGCAGGCCTGGCCAGTGATGCAGCCGCTATCAGGTGTGTGCGGGCAAGGCGGCGGGCAGTGCATCCCCAACCTCCACACGCTGCAATACGACGACGTTGCCGAGTTGAACCGGCTGTATCCCGTGACGGCGGAGAACCATGCGGCATTCCCGGGCAAGATGTTGACCGCGGCCAATACGGTCTCGATCACCGGAAACATCACCTTCCGCGCGGGAACCGGAATGCAGGGAGTGAACGTAGTCGCCGTGCCGCTGGACCCGGACAGAAATCCGCTCTATCAATACACGGTAACCGCTGTTTCGGGCACATTGTTCAGCGGCAATCATGGCAACCCGGTGACCGGCTGGACCGATACGAACGGCACGCCCCTGTCGCAGTATGGTTCGGCGGATCCGGCGGTGCAGGGGACGTTCGACCTGAGTTACATGCCACTGCCGCCGGGGATGACGTCGGCCAGCTATCAGATCACGTTTGAACCCATCGATCCGCTGTACATAATGGAGATGACGGTTGGGCCGTACTACTGGGGATCGCCCGACCCTTCAGGCACGCTGAGCCCAATGACTGTGGCGGCCCTAGCGGCCGGTGCGTCGACGAGCCTGACGATCAACGTGGGTGACTCAGCCAGCGGCGGCTACAGCGATGCGATCTCGACCGAGCAGGCGCCGCGGCTTCTGCCCACCAGCGGATTCTGGTCAGGGCGCCTGAGCCAGGTGGGCCAGGGGGACTGGTTTAACTTCCCGGTGCGCGGCAATCGGATGCTGACCATCGTGACGCAGGCGGTGGATGAACGTGGGCTACCGACCGACGCGAAGGCTATGCCCTCGATCGGCGTGTGGGACGGCTTCTTCCCGGTGGGAGCGGCCTCCGTAGGTTACGGGCCAGCCTTCAACGGATTTGCGGCGGGCGAGACGTGGCTGCGCGTGGCCACCGAGGGCGATGACGTGTTGAGGGTGGGCATCGCTGATCTGCGCGGCGACGGACGGCCCGATTACGCCTACAACGGCTGGGTGCTCTATGCCGATTCGGTGGAACCGTCGCATCTGCCCGCATCGGGCGGGCCCATTGTAATTCGCGGGCTGGGCTTCCGCGCCAATGATACGGTGCTGGTGGGTGGAAGGGCGGCCCAGGTCACGAGCGTGTCGCCGAACGAGATCACTGCCATCGCTCCTTCGGCAGAAAAGGGAAGAACTGGTTCTGTCGATGTGGAGATCGACGACTTGCCGCTTTTCTATGCGGCGTCGATCATTGGGGGCGGCATCAGCTACGACGCGGGCAGTGGCGACTCTCTGGCGCTGGTGACTGCGCCATCGAACACTATCCCGATTGGCGTTCCGACAGCGTTTACCGTGACCGCGCTCGCGGGAGACCTTCAGCCTGCCCACGCCGTCACGGTCACCTATCGTGTGCAGAGTGGAACCGCGAAGCTGGCCTGCGGAAGCTCTTCGTGCTCAGTGACCACGGGCGGCGACGGCAGCGCCAGCATGAACGTCACGGCTATGGATGGAACGAAATCGGTGGTGGTGGCGAGCCTCACCGACGGCGCAAACGTGAAGGCGAATTTCACAGGCGGGACGCCGCCAACGCTGGCGGCCATGACGCCTTCGCTGTCGATCGCCGAGGGTGCCTCGGCGACGTGGACGACCGAAGCGCTGGTGTTAAAGAGCGGTGTGCCGCTGTCGGGTCAGACGGTAACGTGGCAGACAGGATCGGGGATCAGCGTTGGATCAAGCAAGCAGGCTACCTCCAATGCGGCCGGCATCGCCGCAAAGTCCTTGAGCGTGGGTCCGCTGAGCCCGGGAGGCTCCGCCACGGCAACCGCCTGCGTCAACGGCACGGCCCAATGTGTGACATTTACCGCGACGGGTGCACAGCCCGGATCGGCCACGGTGGAGGCGGTCGGCGGCACACGGCAGAGTCTTTCCGCGGGCGGCACTCCGGACCAGATTATGTTGCGGGTACGCGATACCACCGGGAATCCAATGGCGGGCGCGACGGTGACGCTGGCGCAGGCTGTCTATGCCTGGGCTCCGCCGTGCCCTCCGCATGGGCGCTGCGCGCAGGCCGAATTGCTGGCGAATCAGACTGCCTCTGCGACCAGCGCGATTGACGGCACGGTGACGTTTGCGCCAGCATCGCTGGCGGGTGCTGCCGTCAACGTTTCTGGCATTGCTGCTACAGGCGATGCGAGCACAGTGGGCGTTGTGATCGAGATCCATCCGTGA
- a CDS encoding M28 family peptidase, translated as MRLAKFIAGLILFAPMAARAQHFDGAKAYEYTREFAGIGPRWVTSQGHTKAENYLRAHFQHDQLEQDTFMADTPIGPVNLRNFIVRFPGKKPGVIVLGTHYETNYPLRNINFVGANDGAATTGLLMAIGDKLRAQTAGGKQLDGYSVWLVFFDGEEAFQTWSQSDSTYGSRHLAAKWGRDGTLGKVKAFILTDMIGDKDLDIQRESNSTGWLVDLVRQSAHKYGYDRYFFQTEEPVEDDHLPFVKRGVPSVDIIDLDYGPNNSYHHTAQDTLDKVSAKSLTIDGDVILETIRLINQR; from the coding sequence ATGCGACTCGCAAAATTCATTGCAGGGTTGATCTTGTTTGCGCCGATGGCGGCGCGCGCCCAGCACTTCGATGGCGCGAAGGCGTATGAGTACACGCGCGAGTTTGCCGGCATCGGGCCGCGCTGGGTGACGAGCCAGGGGCACACCAAGGCCGAGAATTATCTGCGCGCGCACTTTCAGCACGATCAGCTCGAACAAGATACGTTCATGGCCGACACCCCGATCGGCCCGGTGAACCTGCGCAACTTCATCGTGCGCTTCCCGGGCAAAAAGCCTGGCGTGATCGTGCTCGGCACCCATTACGAGACGAACTATCCGCTGCGCAATATCAACTTCGTCGGCGCGAACGATGGCGCGGCGACTACCGGGCTGCTGATGGCCATTGGGGACAAGCTGCGGGCGCAGACCGCGGGCGGAAAGCAGCTCGACGGCTACTCGGTGTGGCTGGTGTTCTTCGACGGCGAAGAGGCCTTCCAGACGTGGTCGCAGTCGGACTCAACTTACGGCAGCCGGCATCTGGCGGCCAAGTGGGGACGCGACGGGACGCTGGGCAAGGTCAAGGCGTTCATCCTCACGGACATGATCGGCGACAAGGACTTGGACATTCAGCGCGAATCCAATTCAACCGGGTGGCTCGTGGACCTGGTCCGTCAATCGGCGCACAAGTATGGCTACGACCGCTACTTCTTCCAGACCGAGGAGCCGGTGGAAGACGATCATCTGCCGTTTGTGAAGCGCGGCGTGCCCTCGGTCGACATCATCGATCTCGACTACGGGCCGAACAACAGCTATCACCACACCGCACAAGACACGCTGGACAAGGTGAGCGCAAAAAGCCTCACGATCGACGGAGATGTAATTCTCGAGACGATCCGGCTGATCAATCAGCGATAG
- a CDS encoding ATP-binding protein produces the protein MRLGDLLVRARRVTTEDVERALEFGRENGGRLGENLVAIGAIDQRTLSSFINRIPVEPQSIAATGIDESELVDLLLKNIFVGRLETVRQFIDSIKLPYHIVADLVQTAVDRIYLQTLGRRASDNLLDMAYMFTDTGRKTALAALERSRYSGAAPVTIEAYTDQVNAQKPTNEVVTMARIKEALGSLEMAPDVIEQAGPALNSGRAILMYGPPGNGKTTVSLRFASVFQDVIHIPYAIAIEGQIIRLFDPSVHLQVAPAGIGQESESFIRMSEPDLRWVPCKRPFIIVGGELTLEMLDLRWDHVGLYYEAPLHMKALGGCLLVDDFGRQLVSPTNLLNRWIVPLESRFDFLKLNSGKSFKMPFEELVIFSTNLDPEDLMDPAFLRRLPYKIEVGGPEVGRYYRIFQNECAQHGLELTEETFRYIVDRITIDKGLELAAYQPKFIVDQIVATCRFMEQPPRMESRYIDYALDNLRVKRPTDTPRQRSTAAQVH, from the coding sequence ATGCGATTGGGAGATCTGCTGGTTCGCGCCCGGCGGGTCACTACAGAAGACGTTGAGCGCGCGCTCGAATTCGGGCGGGAGAATGGCGGACGCCTCGGCGAGAACCTCGTCGCCATCGGCGCCATCGATCAGCGCACCCTTTCCAGCTTCATCAACCGCATCCCCGTCGAGCCGCAGAGCATCGCCGCCACAGGGATCGACGAAAGCGAACTCGTAGACCTGCTGCTCAAGAACATCTTTGTCGGCCGCCTCGAGACCGTTCGCCAGTTCATCGACTCCATCAAGCTCCCGTACCACATCGTGGCTGACCTGGTGCAGACCGCCGTCGATCGCATCTACCTCCAGACCCTCGGCCGCCGCGCGAGCGACAACTTGCTCGACATGGCCTACATGTTCACGGATACCGGCCGCAAGACCGCCCTGGCAGCTCTCGAGCGTTCCCGTTACTCAGGCGCCGCCCCGGTCACAATCGAGGCCTACACCGACCAGGTGAACGCACAAAAGCCCACGAACGAAGTCGTCACCATGGCCCGCATCAAGGAAGCCCTGGGCTCGCTCGAAATGGCTCCCGATGTCATTGAGCAGGCCGGCCCAGCCCTCAACTCGGGCCGCGCCATTCTCATGTATGGGCCTCCCGGGAACGGTAAAACCACCGTCTCGCTGCGCTTCGCCTCAGTCTTCCAGGACGTCATCCACATTCCGTACGCCATCGCGATCGAGGGCCAGATCATCCGCCTCTTCGATCCCAGCGTTCACCTCCAGGTGGCGCCCGCGGGGATCGGCCAGGAAAGCGAAAGCTTCATCCGGATGAGCGAGCCCGACCTGCGCTGGGTTCCGTGCAAGCGCCCTTTCATCATTGTGGGCGGCGAACTCACTCTTGAGATGCTCGATCTGCGCTGGGACCATGTGGGCCTCTACTACGAAGCGCCGCTGCACATGAAGGCGCTGGGCGGCTGCCTGCTGGTCGACGACTTCGGTCGCCAGCTCGTCAGCCCGACCAACCTTCTCAACCGCTGGATCGTCCCGCTTGAAAGCCGCTTCGACTTCCTCAAGCTCAACTCCGGCAAGAGCTTCAAGATGCCGTTCGAGGAGCTGGTTATCTTCTCGACCAACCTCGACCCCGAAGACCTGATGGACCCCGCCTTCCTGCGCCGCCTTCCTTACAAGATTGAAGTCGGAGGCCCCGAAGTTGGGCGCTACTACCGTATCTTCCAGAACGAGTGCGCGCAGCACGGCCTGGAGCTCACCGAGGAGACATTCCGCTATATTGTGGATCGCATCACCATCGACAAAGGCCTTGAGCTGGCGGCCTACCAGCCTAAGTTCATCGTGGACCAGATCGTGGCCACCTGCCGCTTCATGGAGCAGCCGCCGCGCATGGAATCACGCTACATCGATTACGCGCTCGACAATCTGCGGGTCAAACGCCCGACCGACACGCCCCGACAAAGGAGCACAGCAGCCCAAGTCCATTAG
- a CDS encoding Sec-independent protein translocase subunit TatA/TatB, producing the protein MVAPPPVQLSTIGMWDSMFLMLLALVVFGPRRLPQIGRQIGKLMYEFRKASNDFKFQMEEELRVSEEADRRKKEEEERARQLALSPPAQTQTIDAQADIGAMEQASVSAQPPAVGLTSENPVESAASSDSSAAETENRIYPRINPPSTGETVAASRYGANGQVAEPAATQETATDAGVTAEANIGAEPAPSAGESPATGPSSDPNRTETVSQHG; encoded by the coding sequence ATGGTTGCACCTCCACCAGTTCAACTCTCGACCATCGGCATGTGGGATTCCATGTTCCTCATGCTGCTGGCCCTCGTCGTGTTCGGGCCGCGGCGTCTCCCGCAGATCGGCCGCCAGATCGGCAAGCTGATGTATGAGTTCCGCAAGGCTTCCAATGATTTCAAATTCCAGATGGAAGAAGAGTTGCGGGTTTCTGAGGAAGCAGACCGCCGCAAGAAAGAAGAAGAAGAGCGGGCGCGGCAACTGGCGCTGAGCCCCCCGGCTCAGACACAGACCATCGATGCGCAGGCGGACATCGGGGCAATGGAACAGGCATCGGTTTCCGCGCAGCCACCTGCGGTGGGGCTGACTTCAGAAAATCCCGTCGAGTCAGCAGCGTCATCCGATAGCTCTGCGGCAGAGACGGAAAACAGAATCTACCCCCGCATTAATCCGCCTTCGACCGGAGAAACTGTGGCAGCCTCGCGCTATGGCGCGAACGGGCAGGTGGCGGAGCCCGCCGCGACGCAAGAAACGGCGACCGACGCCGGCGTGACCGCCGAGGCGAACATCGGGGCCGAGCCTGCTCCTTCGGCCGGCGAGTCGCCTGCGACCGGACCCTCTTCAGACCCCAATCGAACGGAGACCGTAAGCCAGCATGGTTGA